The Rhizoctonia solani chromosome 4, complete sequence genome contains a region encoding:
- a CDS encoding enoyl-CoA hydratase/isomerase family protein produces the protein MSADLILVAKSQGVGVIKLNRPKALNALSAALIQQLLGSVKSFEEDDEVGAIVITGRRVHEKVFAAGADIKELEKLTFVNAYMGNFLQSLADGIAAARKPILAAVNGYALGGGCELAMMCDVIYAGTNAVFGQPEIKIGTIPGAGGTQRLIRAVGKAKAMHMVLTGESMKADEAEQAGLVAKIVPPEKTLEIAIAAGAAMASMSRPVLLMAKESVNRAEDLALSEGLRFERRLYHASFSTNDSKEGMRAFIQKRKPVFEHA, from the exons ATGTCTGCTGATCTCATCCTCGTCGCCAAGTCACAAGGTGTCGGTGTCATCAAGCTAAATCGACCCAAAGCTCTCAACGCACTTTCAGCTGCCCTTATTCAACAACTCCTAGGATCTGTCAAAAGTTTCGAGGAGGATGACGAAGTCGGAGCCATCGTCATTACTGGAAGGCGAGTACA CGAAAAAGTGTTCGCAG CCGGTGCTGACATTAAAGAGCTCGAAAAACTCACATTTGTGAATGCTTACATGGGTAATTTTCTCCAGTCCCTGGCAGATGGAATTGCAGCGGCCCGCAAACCTATACTTGCAGCTGTCAACGGTTATGCT CTTGGTGGTGGCTGCGAGCTTGCAATGATGTGCGATGTGATTTATG CTGGCACAAATGCGGTGTTTGGCCAACCTGAAATCAAAATTGGTACAATTCCAGGAGCTG GTGGCACACAACGCCTGATTAGAGCGGTTGGAAAGGCCAAG GCGATGCACATGGTCCTTACAGGGGAATCCATGAAGGCTGATGAAGCGGAACAAGCCGGCTTGGTCGCTAAAATTGTTCCACCGGAGAAAACCCTGGAGATCGCGATTGCAGCCGGTGCAGCGATGGCAAGCATGTCACGACCCGTTTTGCTGATGGCTAAGGAAAGCGTCAACCGGG CCGAGGACCTGGCTCTTTCTGAAGGACTTCGATTCGAGCGTCGACTCTATCACGCTTCGTTCTCAACC AACGACTCAAAAGAGGGAATGAGGGCGTTTATTCAAAAGCGAAAGCCAGTATTTGAGCACGCATAG